Proteins encoded in a region of the Spiroplasma endosymbiont of Amphimallon solstitiale genome:
- a CDS encoding transposase — translation MYLLELIKHSYFCKLHRLLNIAKNWENLMIFISYPAEIKRVIYTTNAIESVNSQLRKVIRNKKAFPNDMSVFKIFYLAIENITKKWTLPIQNWNTAIAHFMIKFEDRINLN, via the coding sequence TTATATTTACTAGAATTAATTAAACATAGTTATTTTTGTAAGTTACACAGATTACTAAACATTGCCAAAAATTGAGAAAATTTGATGATTTTTATTAGTTATCCTGCAGAAATCAAAAGAGTAATTTATACAACAAATGCTATTGAATCTGTTAATAGTCAATTACGAAAAGTTATTAGAAACAAAAAAGCTTTTCCTAATGATATGTCAGTTTTTAAAATATTTTATTTAGCAATTGAAAATATAACAAAAAAATGAACATTGCCTATTCAAAATTGAAATACAGCAATTGCTCATTTTATGATAAAATTTGAAGACAGAATTAATCTGAACTAG